A single Muntiacus reevesi chromosome 9, mMunRee1.1, whole genome shotgun sequence DNA region contains:
- the LOC136175903 gene encoding olfactory receptor 6B9-like, translated as MLGRNITLVREFILVGFPTAPWLQVLLFSLFLVVYLLVVMENLVIMLTVWVTGSLHKPMYYFLSSLSFLEVWYVSVTVPKMLDGFLLQRRRISFTGCMTQLYFFISLACTECVLLAAMAYDHYVAICHPLRYPVIMTTGYCVQLVAFSYMTGFMITVIKVYFISHVTFCGSNVMNHFFCDISPILKLACKDMSTAELVDFALAIVILVFPLTTTILSYVYIVSTILHIPSNQGRKKAFSTCASHLTVVYTTMIFMYVRPRAIASFNSNKLISAVYAVLTPMLNPFIYCLRNQEVKNAIKKTVGVGQCFLLS; from the coding sequence ATGCTGGGGAGAAACATCACTCTGGTGAGGGAGTTCATCCTGGTGGGCTTCCCCACCGCCCCCTGGCTGCAGGTCCTgctcttctccctcttccttgTGGTCTACTTGCTGGTGGTAATGGAGAATCTTGTCATCATGCTCACTGTCTGGGTCACTGGCTCCCTCCATAAGCCAATGTACTATTTCCTGAGTAGCCTGTCCTTCCTGGAGGTCTGGTATGTCTCTGTCACAGTCCCCAAGATGCTGGATGGATTCCTCCTGCAGAGACGGCGCATCTCTTTCACAGGCTGCATGACCCAGCTGTACTTCTTTATCTCACTTGCCTGCACGGAGTGTGTACTTCTGGCAGCCATGGCCTATGAccactatgtggccatctgccaccctctCAGATACCCGGTCATCATGACCACAGGTTATTGTGTGCAGCTGGTGGCTTTCTCTTATATGACTGGTTTCATGATCACTGTGATCAAGGTCTATTTTATTTCACATGTCACTTTCTGTGGCTCCAATGTCATGAACCACTTTTTCTGTGACATCTCACCAATCCTCAAACTGGCCTGCAAAGACATGTCCACAGCTGAGCTAGTGGACTTTGCTTTGGCTATTGTCATTCttgtcttccctctcaccactacCATCCTCTCCTATGTCTACATTGTCTCCACCATTCTGCATATACCCTCCAACCAGGGAAGGAagaaggccttctccacctgcgcATCCCACCTCACAGTAGTTTACACAACCATGATTTTCATGTATGTTCGACCCAGAGCTATTGCTTCATTTAACTCCAACAAACTTATCTCAGCTGTGTATGCAGTCCTCACGCCCATGCtaaatccattcatctactgtcTGAGGAACCAGGAAGTCAAGAATGCTATCAAAAAGACAGTGGGTGTTGGCCAGTGCTTCCTGCTCAGCTGA
- the LOC136175904 gene encoding olfactory receptor 226-like — protein MERKNQSGRVSEFVLLGFPAPGPLRALLFALSLLAYVLVLTENILIVVAIRNHPSLHKPMYFFLANMSFLEIWYVTVTIPKMLAGFVGSKRGRGQRISFEGCMTQLYFFLGLGCTECALLAVMAYDRYVAICHPLHYPVIVSGQLCVQLAAGSWAGGFGISMVKVFLISRLSYCGPNIINHFFCDVSPLLNLSCTDMSTAELTDFVLAIFILLGPLSVTGASYMAIASAVMRIPSAAGRHKAFSTCASHLTVVVIFYAASIFIYARPKALSAFDTNKLVSVLYAVIVPLLNPIIYCLRNQEVKRALRHTLHLHQGHDTS, from the coding sequence ATGGAGAGGAAGAACCAGAGTGGGAGAGTGAGTGAGTTTGTgttgctgggcttcccagctcCAGGACCACTGCGGGCACTGTTATTTGCCCTTTCTCTGTTAGCCTATGTATTGGTGCTGACTGAGAACATACTCATCGTTGTGGCAATCAGGAACCACCCCAGCCTCCACAAACCCATGTATTTCTTTCTGGCTAATATGTCCTTCCTGGAGATTTGGTACGTGACAGTCACTATTCCCAAGATGCTCGCTGGCTTTGTTGGGTCCAAACGGGGCCGTGGACAGCGAATCTCCTTTGAGGGCTGCATGACACAGCTCTACTTCTTCCTGGGCCTGGGCTGCACTGAGTGTGCCCTCCTCGCAGTTATGGCTTAtgatcgctatgtggccatctgccatcCTCTCCACTACCCTGTCATTGTCAGTGGCCAGCTGTGTGTGCAGCTGGCAGCTGGCTCCTGGGCTGGAGGTTTTGGCATTTCCATGGTCAAAGTTTTCCTCATTTCTCGCCTCTCTTACTGTGGCCCCAACATCATcaatcactttttctgtgatgtCTCTCCATTGCTCAACCTTTCGTGCACTGACATGTCCACAGCAGAGCTTACGGACTTTGTCCTGGCCATTTTTATCCTACTGGGGCCACTCTCTGTCACTGGAGCCTCCTACATGGCCATCGCCAGTGCTGTGATGCGCATTCCCTCAGCTGCTGGGCGCCACAAGGCCTTTTCCACCTGTGCCTCTCACCTCACTGTGGTGGTCATCTTCTATGCAGCCAGTATCTTCATCTATGCCCGCCCAAAGGCACTCTCAGCTTTTGACACCAACAAACTGGTGTCTGTACTTTATGCTGTCATTGTACCACTGCTCAACCCCATCATTTACTGCCTGCGCAACCAAGAAGTAAAGAGAGCCTTACGCCATACTCTACACCTGCACCAGGGTCATGACACTAGCTAA